From a region of the Chitinophaga caseinilytica genome:
- a CDS encoding TonB-dependent receptor: MRIPQIPLILIDNIESSSTDLARLQVDDIASFSIMKDATATALYGSKGANGVILITTKQGQEGSVTLSFRAENSLSQSTRNVEMADPITYMELANEAILTRNPLGGLLYSKDKIENTRKGTDPVVFPSTDWQKMLLKNSTNNQRFNLSLSGGGKVARYYVSGSMNIDNGIMKVDKKNNFNSNSKLKSYSIRSNININLTPTTEMIARLSGSFDDYNGPLKGGADIYAQIMQSNSVLFPAYYHPTDETRYVKHIMFGNAAEGKYNNPYADLMKGYQESSRYNINAQIGLNQKLHFITQGLSARGMINVQRNGAFGVSRAYNPFYYIAYNYDYATKGYSIRPINLEDGQSDAPAGTEYLDYKEGAKSLSADFYSELAVDYSRMFDKVHSLGGTLVGIAKSSLTGNAGTLQGSLPFRNVGVSGRATYVYDGRYALEFNFGYNGSERFHKSHRFGFFPSAGVGYTVSEEKFWEPYKSWISRLKFMATYGLVGNDAIGDPTDRFFYLSNVDMKAGGLGMTFGTLKNYSLSGIGVSRYANNDITWEKAAKTNLRMEMSVMGKLNIEMDVYREHRSNILMDRASIPTTMGLSAMSRANVGKAHSQGIDFAMDFNHQITRKWWAKGMANFTYATSAFDVYEEPQYKESNKLHVGRSLGQQWGYIAERLFVDDLDARNSPRQNFGPYGGGDIKYRDLNGDGQITELDQAPIGFPTTPEIVYGFGVSSGFGRFDVSVFFQGLARESFWIDADKTSPFIDEQRQLLKVWADNHWSEDNQNIYALWPRLSIGKNDNNIQTSTWFMRNGALLRIKSAEVGFTLPAYLMKRLRLTNARFYLNGNNLFTFSKFNLWDVEMGGNGLGYPIQRVFNAGVMLSLK, encoded by the coding sequence ATTCGGATACCGCAAATCCCCCTTATCCTCATCGATAATATCGAATCCTCCTCCACCGACCTGGCGCGGCTGCAGGTAGACGACATCGCGAGTTTTTCCATCATGAAAGACGCAACGGCTACGGCGCTCTACGGCTCCAAAGGCGCCAACGGCGTTATCCTCATCACCACCAAACAGGGGCAGGAGGGAAGCGTCACGCTTTCGTTCCGCGCAGAAAATTCCCTTTCCCAATCTACCCGCAACGTGGAAATGGCAGACCCCATCACCTACATGGAGCTCGCCAACGAAGCCATCCTCACCAGGAACCCGCTGGGCGGGCTGCTGTATTCCAAAGACAAGATCGAAAATACCCGGAAAGGCACAGATCCGGTGGTTTTCCCTTCGACGGACTGGCAGAAAATGCTGCTGAAGAATTCCACGAACAACCAGCGCTTCAATCTCAGCCTCAGCGGCGGCGGAAAAGTGGCGCGTTATTACGTTTCAGGTTCCATGAACATCGATAACGGTATCATGAAGGTGGATAAAAAGAACAATTTCAACAGCAACTCCAAACTCAAATCCTACTCCATCCGCAGCAATATCAACATCAACCTCACGCCCACCACGGAAATGATCGCGCGGCTGTCTGGCAGCTTCGATGATTATAACGGCCCGTTGAAAGGCGGCGCGGATATTTATGCGCAGATCATGCAGTCGAATTCTGTGTTGTTCCCGGCTTACTACCATCCTACAGACGAAACCCGGTACGTGAAGCACATCATGTTCGGCAACGCGGCGGAAGGAAAGTATAACAATCCATATGCGGACCTCATGAAAGGCTACCAGGAGTCCAGCCGCTACAATATCAATGCACAGATCGGGTTGAACCAGAAACTGCATTTCATCACCCAGGGCCTGTCTGCCCGGGGAATGATAAACGTGCAGCGGAACGGCGCGTTTGGCGTCTCGCGCGCGTACAATCCGTTCTACTATATCGCTTACAATTACGATTACGCCACGAAAGGCTATTCCATCCGGCCCATCAACCTGGAAGACGGGCAGTCCGACGCGCCGGCCGGTACGGAATACCTCGATTATAAGGAAGGTGCCAAATCGCTGTCGGCCGATTTTTACAGCGAGCTGGCGGTCGATTACAGCCGTATGTTCGACAAGGTGCATAGCCTGGGCGGCACATTGGTAGGCATTGCCAAAAGCAGTCTTACCGGTAACGCGGGAACGCTGCAGGGCTCGCTGCCTTTCCGGAACGTAGGTGTGTCGGGCCGCGCCACTTATGTGTATGACGGCCGGTATGCGCTGGAGTTCAACTTCGGGTACAACGGGTCCGAACGTTTCCATAAATCCCACCGGTTCGGGTTCTTCCCGTCTGCAGGCGTCGGTTACACGGTATCGGAGGAGAAATTCTGGGAGCCATACAAAAGCTGGATTTCCAGGTTGAAATTCATGGCCACGTACGGGCTTGTGGGGAACGATGCGATCGGCGACCCTACAGATCGTTTCTTCTATCTGTCGAACGTAGACATGAAAGCCGGTGGATTGGGCATGACGTTCGGCACGTTGAAGAATTACTCGCTGTCGGGGATTGGCGTTTCCCGGTATGCCAATAACGACATCACATGGGAGAAAGCCGCGAAAACGAATCTGCGGATGGAAATGTCGGTAATGGGCAAGTTGAACATCGAAATGGATGTTTACCGGGAGCACCGGTCCAATATCCTGATGGACCGCGCCTCGATCCCCACTACGATGGGGCTTTCGGCTATGTCGCGCGCCAATGTGGGGAAAGCGCATTCGCAGGGGATCGATTTTGCGATGGATTTCAACCACCAGATCACCCGCAAATGGTGGGCGAAGGGCATGGCCAACTTCACGTACGCCACCAGCGCCTTCGACGTGTATGAGGAGCCCCAGTATAAGGAATCCAACAAACTTCACGTGGGCCGCTCGCTCGGGCAGCAATGGGGGTATATCGCCGAGCGGCTGTTCGTAGACGATCTCGATGCCAGGAACTCGCCCCGCCAGAACTTCGGCCCCTACGGCGGTGGAGACATCAAGTACCGCGACCTGAACGGCGACGGGCAGATCACCGAGCTCGACCAGGCGCCCATCGGTTTCCCTACAACGCCGGAGATCGTGTATGGCTTCGGGGTTTCGTCCGGCTTCGGCCGGTTCGACGTCTCGGTATTTTTCCAGGGGCTCGCCCGCGAATCGTTCTGGATCGATGCCGACAAAACTTCGCCCTTCATCGACGAACAGCGGCAATTGCTGAAAGTGTGGGCAGATAACCATTGGAGCGAAGACAACCAGAATATTTATGCGCTCTGGCCGCGGCTGAGCATCGGTAAAAACGACAACAACATCCAGACGAGCACCTGGTTCATGCGCAACGGCGCCCTGTTACGGATCAAATCTGCAGAAGTCGGGTTCACTTTGCCCGCCTACCTCATGAAAAGGCTGCGGCTTACCAATGCACGGTTCTACCTCAACGGGAACAATCTTTTCACCTTCAGCAAATTTAATCTCTGGGATGTGGAAATGGGCGGCAATGGACTTGGTTATCCCATCCAGCGGGTATTCAACGCCGGCGTGATGCTGTCTCTCAAATAA
- a CDS encoding STN domain-containing protein codes for MQVSASSYSQQITLSGRNMRLKQIFREINRQTSMQFFVEDELLKDAGRIDVDIRDKPLDVALKSCLEGLQLDYAIVDRTIVITKAVPRAAAPGPVPEMTVITLKGTVTDEHGMPLPGATVKLKGTAKGVATDALGRFTLEVPEKGAVLVVSYIGYEPQDVAVTGSGPVLVALKPVEGKVEEVVIVAHGRQKKSEVVGAVTTIKPSELKIPVSNLTNALAGRLAGVIAFQRSGEPGFDNADFFVRGVTTFGYRKSPLSSSIISNPPPPTWRGCR; via the coding sequence ATGCAGGTTAGCGCCAGCAGCTACAGTCAGCAGATCACCCTGTCGGGCAGGAATATGCGGTTGAAACAGATCTTCCGGGAAATCAACCGGCAAACCAGCATGCAGTTCTTCGTTGAAGATGAATTGTTGAAAGATGCGGGCCGGATCGATGTGGACATCCGCGACAAGCCGCTCGATGTCGCATTGAAAAGCTGCCTGGAGGGATTGCAGCTTGATTACGCGATCGTAGACCGCACCATCGTCATCACCAAAGCCGTTCCCCGCGCCGCGGCGCCCGGCCCCGTCCCGGAAATGACCGTCATCACGCTGAAAGGCACCGTCACAGACGAGCATGGCATGCCCTTGCCGGGGGCGACCGTTAAACTGAAAGGCACGGCGAAAGGCGTAGCCACCGACGCGCTCGGCCGGTTTACCCTCGAAGTGCCCGAAAAAGGCGCTGTGCTCGTGGTATCTTACATCGGATATGAGCCGCAGGATGTTGCAGTAACCGGCAGCGGGCCCGTTTTGGTTGCGTTGAAGCCGGTAGAAGGGAAAGTGGAAGAAGTGGTGATCGTAGCGCACGGGCGGCAGAAGAAGTCGGAAGTTGTAGGGGCGGTAACCACCATCAAACCCTCCGAGCTGAAAATCCCCGTCAGTAACCTAACGAACGCACTGGCAGGGCGCCTGGCGGGTGTGATCGCCTTCCAGCGCAGCGGCGAACCGGGCTTCGATAACGCCGATTTCTTCGTGCGGGGCGTAACCACATTCGGATACCGCAAATCCCCCTTATCCTCATCGATAATATCGAATCCTCCTCCACCGACCTGGCGCGGCTGCAGGTAG